One Oncorhynchus keta strain PuntledgeMale-10-30-2019 chromosome 11, Oket_V2, whole genome shotgun sequence DNA window includes the following coding sequences:
- the LOC118390040 gene encoding uncharacterized protein LOC118390040 isoform X2: MASSGFRGDVSHVRGGRDPVFSEAINQKMRVPDRLRVGPGMGQGGEEARQGRAERPASYSMHIPERLSLTDAPDMSPRPLFTPSKHNSALPLGLAWEAQQQGAWDRDPYMREPVQSPLRRSYSDQAFGRSDPDTPTSKQALHTPTFRGGAGRPPKHSAAAANPLPMPLGLPAIPPSHLSPTTMLQAAKELGQQASQRLLQTVTQKYRFSYPEHPTTAVVEAPPVYVEPARKSAMQDSWMSPDDEGSAAAVEFIVLRRQVAVENENFPTWLNKGGKDESSSGGSGKAEC; this comes from the exons ATGGCCTCTTCGGGGTTTCGGGGTGACGTTTCCCATGTGCGTGGCGGCCGTGATCCCGTCTTCTCTGAggccatcaaccagaagatgcgTGTCCCGGACCGGCTGAGAGTGGGGCCAGGCATGGGACAGGGAGGGGAAGAGGCGAGGCAGGGGCGTGCTGAGCGTCCCGCTTCCTATAGCATGCACATCCCAGAAAGGCTGTCTCTCACAG ATGCCCCGGACATGAGCCCCCGTCCACTGTTCACGCCATCCAAGCACAACTCAGCCCTCCCCCTGGGGCTTGCATGGGAGGCACAGCAGCAAGGTGCCTGGGACAGAGACCCCTACATGAGGGAACCAGTGCAG AGTCCCCTGCGGAGGTCCTACAGTGACCAGGCTTTTGGCAGGAGTGATCCTGACACCCCCACCTCCAAACAGGCACTGCACACCCCCACCTT TCGTGGCGGTGCAGGACGCCCCCCTAAGCACTCCGCTGCTGCTGCAAACCCCCTGCCCATGCCCCTGGGGCTCCCTGCCATCCCACCCAGCCACCTGTCCCCAACGACCATGCTACAGGCCGCCAAGGAACTGGGCCAACAGGCCTCACAGCGCCTCCTGCAGACTGTCACACAGAAATACAG GTTCAGTTATCCTGAACATCCTACGACTGCTGTGGTCGAGGCACCCCCTGTGTACGTTGAACCAGCCAGGAAAAG TGCCATGCAGGACTCCTGGATGAGCCCAGATGATGAGGGAAGTGCCGCAGCTGTGGAGTTCATCGTACTTAGGAGACAG gttgcagttgaaaatgagaactttcctacctggttaaataaag GTGGTAAAGATGAGTCGTCGTCTGGCGGGTCTGGAAAGGCAGAATGCTGA
- the LOC118390040 gene encoding mitochondrial fission factor homolog A-like isoform X1, with amino-acid sequence MASSGFRGDVSHVRGGRDPVFSEAINQKMRVPDRLRVGPGMGQGGEEARQGRAERPASYSMHIPERLSLTDAPDMSPRPLFTPSKHNSALPLGLAWEAQQQGAWDRDPYMREPVQSPLRRSYSDQAFGRSDPDTPTSKQALHTPTFRGGAGRPPKHSAAAANPLPMPLGLPAIPPSHLSPTTMLQAAKELGQQASQRLLQTVTQKYRFSYPEHPTTAVVEAPPVYVEPARKSAMQDSWMSPDDEGSAAAVEFIVLRRQVVKMSRRLAGLERQNAECRQTELVLFSLLLSACLLNGWLWIRR; translated from the exons ATGGCCTCTTCGGGGTTTCGGGGTGACGTTTCCCATGTGCGTGGCGGCCGTGATCCCGTCTTCTCTGAggccatcaaccagaagatgcgTGTCCCGGACCGGCTGAGAGTGGGGCCAGGCATGGGACAGGGAGGGGAAGAGGCGAGGCAGGGGCGTGCTGAGCGTCCCGCTTCCTATAGCATGCACATCCCAGAAAGGCTGTCTCTCACAG ATGCCCCGGACATGAGCCCCCGTCCACTGTTCACGCCATCCAAGCACAACTCAGCCCTCCCCCTGGGGCTTGCATGGGAGGCACAGCAGCAAGGTGCCTGGGACAGAGACCCCTACATGAGGGAACCAGTGCAG AGTCCCCTGCGGAGGTCCTACAGTGACCAGGCTTTTGGCAGGAGTGATCCTGACACCCCCACCTCCAAACAGGCACTGCACACCCCCACCTT TCGTGGCGGTGCAGGACGCCCCCCTAAGCACTCCGCTGCTGCTGCAAACCCCCTGCCCATGCCCCTGGGGCTCCCTGCCATCCCACCCAGCCACCTGTCCCCAACGACCATGCTACAGGCCGCCAAGGAACTGGGCCAACAGGCCTCACAGCGCCTCCTGCAGACTGTCACACAGAAATACAG GTTCAGTTATCCTGAACATCCTACGACTGCTGTGGTCGAGGCACCCCCTGTGTACGTTGAACCAGCCAGGAAAAG TGCCATGCAGGACTCCTGGATGAGCCCAGATGATGAGGGAAGTGCCGCAGCTGTGGAGTTCATCGTACTTAGGAGACAG GTGGTAAAGATGAGTCGTCGTCTGGCGGGTCTGGAAAGGCAGAATGCTGAATGCAGACAGACGGAGCTGGTGCTCTTCTCCCTGCTCCTTTCTGCCTGCCTGCTCAATGGATGGCTCTGGATACGCAGATAA
- the LOC118390040 gene encoding mitochondrial fission factor-like isoform X3 codes for MASSGFRGDVSHVRGGRDPVFSEAINQKMRVPDRLRVGPGMGQGGEEARQGRAERPASYSMHIPERLSLTDAPDMSPRPLFTPSKHNSALPLGLAWEAQQQGAWDRDPYMREPVQSPLRRSYSDQAFGRSDPDTPTSKQALHTPTFRGGAGRPPKHSAAAANPLPMPLGLPAIPPSHLSPTTMLQAAKELGQQASQRLLQTVTQKYSAMQDSWMSPDDEGSAAAVEFIVLRRQVVKMSRRLAGLERQNAECRQTELVLFSLLLSACLLNGWLWIRR; via the exons ATGGCCTCTTCGGGGTTTCGGGGTGACGTTTCCCATGTGCGTGGCGGCCGTGATCCCGTCTTCTCTGAggccatcaaccagaagatgcgTGTCCCGGACCGGCTGAGAGTGGGGCCAGGCATGGGACAGGGAGGGGAAGAGGCGAGGCAGGGGCGTGCTGAGCGTCCCGCTTCCTATAGCATGCACATCCCAGAAAGGCTGTCTCTCACAG ATGCCCCGGACATGAGCCCCCGTCCACTGTTCACGCCATCCAAGCACAACTCAGCCCTCCCCCTGGGGCTTGCATGGGAGGCACAGCAGCAAGGTGCCTGGGACAGAGACCCCTACATGAGGGAACCAGTGCAG AGTCCCCTGCGGAGGTCCTACAGTGACCAGGCTTTTGGCAGGAGTGATCCTGACACCCCCACCTCCAAACAGGCACTGCACACCCCCACCTT TCGTGGCGGTGCAGGACGCCCCCCTAAGCACTCCGCTGCTGCTGCAAACCCCCTGCCCATGCCCCTGGGGCTCCCTGCCATCCCACCCAGCCACCTGTCCCCAACGACCATGCTACAGGCCGCCAAGGAACTGGGCCAACAGGCCTCACAGCGCCTCCTGCAGACTGTCACACAGAAATACAG TGCCATGCAGGACTCCTGGATGAGCCCAGATGATGAGGGAAGTGCCGCAGCTGTGGAGTTCATCGTACTTAGGAGACAG GTGGTAAAGATGAGTCGTCGTCTGGCGGGTCTGGAAAGGCAGAATGCTGAATGCAGACAGACGGAGCTGGTGCTCTTCTCCCTGCTCCTTTCTGCCTGCCTGCTCAATGGATGGCTCTGGATACGCAGATAA